One Phyllopteryx taeniolatus isolate TA_2022b chromosome 3, UOR_Ptae_1.2, whole genome shotgun sequence genomic window, CAAAACCCTTTTTGTCTCCAAAGGTCATCATCGCAACCTTGAGCCAAATGACACAATTATTGTGGAGATGCTTTTTGAAGACGTATGTATGAAACTCGCAGGCCAGCTGATGATGGAGATAACCATCACTATGTTGACTGGAAGATCCCAAACCCTGACGGTGTGTCCTGAGGACACGGTGAAGGCGCTGAAAAACCTAATTGAGACCAAGACGGGGATAGCCGCTCATACCCGGAAGCTGGTGTTGGCAGGCAGCCGCAGGACCCCTCCGGACGACGACGACTCCTGCGGCCCGCGGGTGTGCCTGCTGGCGGAGGAGTCAAGAGACCGTCCAGGTGTTCTTAAGAAACGAAAAGGGGCAACCGAGTACCTACGAGATCGACACGGGCGAGCAGAGGGGGGGACTCGTTCATCAAGGCCGTGAAATGGCCAGCGGGAAACTGGAGGACTACGACGTCGGAGCTTCGAGCACCATCGACACGACCTTTCGCCTGAGAGGAAGCTGACGAAGAGCCACCCGCaccttttttctttcaatatgtgCCGGTGTGTGTATTCTTcaaagtcaaatgacactattattctcttcaatttatttttgacgAAGACATTATGATCCGCAGTAGTCCTACATCTCACCCTTTCATTCCCATTTGGCAGATCTCTGTTGCGTTTTAAACTTGTGCAAAACCAGTCAAGTATCCAAAATTCAATCACAGTGTTAAAAGTCATTGTGTAAGTGTGAATTATTTGTCCGCATCAGTCCACTGCTGGACAGCTGGCAGTAGAACTCAACGTTTGCTGGCACTCGCAATCATATCGACGTACTCCAGATGATTTTCCTCGCTTGAAATCTTGGGACGTTTCATTTTCTCACCGTTGCAAGGTAAGCGTACCAAAATAAGGCGATCGTGTTGGCGAATAGCACTCGGAACTGGAAAACACATCAAAGATTTGGCACAAAGCGGAGAGGGTGTGACCGTTGGCAAAATGCGTACCTCAACAGGCACAAAGTTGATGTTTACGAACTGGAAAGGTGTCCAAACTTTCCAGTTCATCTTCAAAGCAGTCCAGTAGCTTCCTCTCATCTTCTTGATAAAGTCATCCGACCCTTTGGCCTGAAAAACAGATTCAAAAGACTATCCGTATCTGTTCAATTAAATGTTGCACTGGTTGTTGCTATACCAACTTATTCTACCCAAAACTAATAAACAATAACCTCATTTTAGAGACCGTAACTACTCATTAAAAGGCCTTTGTGAACTTTCAAGTTTAGAATTTCTGGATTTGATCACCTGCCTCACCGTAGGACCACGCGAGCCAAGGTTAGCGTTACTCgattaataaatcaaaatacaaGCGCAATCGGAATCTTCTTGAATTTGAAACTTAAGTGTAAGGAGACCATTCCTCATATTTACACATTAAAGTCAATGAATAAGACCACTGATGGTACTGATGAATCATAACCGTATGGAATGGATCCACATTTACCATAGAGGTTTTATCAATTGGTCCGCATCATCACAGCTCCTCACCTCCAGGATGTTCATAACCAAGTAGAAAATCATCAGGAAGCCAGGAGCAAAAACGAGGCGATCCAAAAGCAG contains:
- the isg15 gene encoding LOW QUALITY PROTEIN: ubiquitin-like protein ISG15 (The sequence of the model RefSeq protein was modified relative to this genomic sequence to represent the inferred CDS: deleted 1 base in 1 codon) — encoded protein: MLFEDVCMKLAGQLMMEITITMLTGRSQTLTVCPEDTVKALKNLIETKTGIAAHTRKLVLAGSRRTPPDDDDSCGPRVCLLAEESRTVQVFLRNEKGQPSTYEIDTGEQRGGLVHQGREMASGKLEDYDVGASSTIDTTFRLRGS